One genomic segment of Micromonospora sp. WMMC415 includes these proteins:
- a CDS encoding nicotinate phosphoribosyltransferase has protein sequence MTGLLTDLYELRMAASYVRRDMTDRATFSLFARRLPHRRGFLVAAGLDEALTFLETFAFDDDDVAYLRDVVGFDTPTLAALSVLRFTGDVWAVPEGRVVFADEPLLEVTAPIAEAQLVETGLLNVVTFQTTVASKAARCRLAAGGAQLVDFAFRRTHGVEAGAGVARASAIAGFAATSHVEAARRYGLRPSGTMAHSYVEAFPDERAAFRAFAADFPVNPIFLVDTYDTPAGVRAAVDVITELGLTGPLGVRLDSGDLAALAREARAILDAAGLAQVQIVASGSLDEDVIAGLVAAGAPIDAYGVGTKMGVSYDAPSLDSAYKLVAYGDRPVLKLSPGKATLPAAKQVFRDRAGAGGDIVGLREEPPPPGREPLLVPVMRGGRRLDAADPAAAVRAARERFDADLAWLPGPARRLAEPEPLTATVSPGLAALHERVAARVGAAGTY, from the coding sequence ATGACCGGGCTGCTGACCGACCTGTACGAGCTGCGCATGGCCGCCAGCTACGTGCGCCGGGACATGACGGACCGGGCCACGTTCAGCCTCTTCGCCCGCCGGCTGCCGCACCGGCGGGGCTTCCTGGTCGCCGCCGGGCTCGACGAGGCGCTGACGTTCCTGGAGACGTTCGCGTTCGACGACGACGACGTGGCGTACCTGCGCGACGTCGTCGGGTTCGACACCCCGACCCTGGCGGCGCTGTCGGTGCTGCGGTTCACCGGTGACGTGTGGGCCGTGCCGGAGGGGCGGGTGGTGTTCGCCGACGAGCCGCTGCTCGAGGTGACGGCGCCGATCGCCGAGGCGCAGCTGGTCGAGACGGGCCTGCTGAACGTGGTCACCTTCCAGACCACGGTGGCCAGCAAGGCGGCCCGCTGCCGTCTCGCCGCCGGCGGCGCGCAGCTGGTCGACTTCGCGTTCCGCCGTACCCACGGGGTGGAGGCGGGTGCCGGCGTGGCGCGGGCGTCCGCGATCGCCGGCTTCGCCGCGACCAGCCACGTCGAGGCCGCCCGCCGGTACGGGCTGCGACCGTCCGGCACGATGGCCCACTCGTACGTCGAGGCGTTCCCCGACGAGCGGGCGGCGTTCCGGGCCTTCGCCGCGGACTTCCCGGTCAACCCGATCTTCCTCGTCGACACCTACGACACGCCCGCCGGGGTGCGGGCCGCCGTCGACGTCATCACGGAGCTGGGCCTGACCGGGCCGCTCGGCGTCCGGCTGGACTCGGGAGACCTCGCCGCCCTCGCCCGCGAGGCCCGCGCGATCCTCGACGCGGCGGGGCTGGCCCAGGTGCAGATCGTGGCCAGCGGCAGCCTCGACGAGGACGTCATCGCGGGACTGGTCGCCGCCGGCGCGCCGATCGACGCGTACGGCGTCGGCACGAAGATGGGGGTCTCCTACGACGCCCCGTCCCTGGACAGCGCCTACAAGCTGGTCGCCTACGGCGACCGGCCGGTGCTCAAGTTGTCGCCGGGGAAGGCCACCCTCCCGGCCGCCAAGCAGGTCTTCCGGGACCGCGCCGGCGCCGGCGGGGACATCGTCGGGCTGCGCGAGGAACCGCCACCGCCGGGGCGCGAGCCGCTGCTGGTACCGGTCATGCGCGGCGGGCGCCGGCTCGACGCCGCCGACCCGGCCGCCGCGGTCCGCGCCGCGCGGGAACGCTTCGACGCCGACCTGGCCTGGCTTCCCGGGCCGGCGCGGCGGCTGGCGGAGCCGGAGCCGCTCACCGCCACGGTCAGCCCCGGGCTGGCCGCGCTGCACGAGCGGGTGGCCGCGCGGGTCGGTGCCGCCGGTACCTACTGA
- a CDS encoding carbohydrate ABC transporter permease has translation MAGRWLGRYLVPALVAALFAAPLWFMVVGSLRPAGSPPPRTLELWPAEPTTAAYERLPELVPLFRYLANSALVVALAVPLTVLVASLTGFGLRLLPRPARRRALLGLLVLLLVPVTAVWATRFELFRLAGVVDTYLPLLAPALLAVSPFLVLLYAWSFGGVPDSQLHAARLEGAGWLTIWRRLALPQVKPATLAVAVLAFTFHWANFIDPLLYLTSGDRYTWPLGLRFLLLLNPTDWPLLMAGCVVATAPCVLVFLLAQRILLSDDPLAALRAKGRR, from the coding sequence GTGGCCGGGCGGTGGCTCGGGCGGTACCTGGTGCCCGCCCTCGTCGCGGCGCTGTTCGCCGCCCCGCTGTGGTTCATGGTGGTCGGCTCCCTGCGGCCCGCCGGCTCCCCACCGCCCCGCACGCTGGAGCTGTGGCCGGCCGAGCCCACGACGGCCGCGTACGAGCGCCTGCCGGAACTGGTCCCGCTGTTCCGCTACCTGGCGAATTCCGCGCTGGTCGTGGCGCTGGCCGTCCCGCTGACCGTGCTGGTCGCGTCGCTGACCGGCTTCGGGTTGCGGCTGCTGCCCCGCCCGGCCCGCCGGCGGGCGCTGCTCGGGCTGCTGGTGCTGCTGCTGGTGCCGGTCACCGCCGTGTGGGCCACCCGCTTCGAGCTGTTCCGGCTGGCCGGGGTGGTCGACACGTACCTGCCGCTGCTGGCCCCGGCGTTGCTCGCCGTCAGCCCGTTCCTGGTCCTGCTGTACGCGTGGAGCTTCGGCGGCGTACCGGACAGCCAGTTGCACGCCGCCCGCCTGGAAGGCGCCGGATGGCTCACCATCTGGCGGCGGCTGGCGCTGCCGCAGGTCAAGCCCGCGACCCTCGCCGTGGCGGTGCTCGCCTTCACCTTCCACTGGGCCAACTTCATCGACCCGCTGCTGTACCTGACCAGCGGCGACCGTTACACGTGGCCGCTCGGGCTGCGGTTCCTGCTGCTACTCAACCCCACCGACTGGCCGCTGCTGATGGCCGGCTGCGTGGTCGCGACCGCGCCGTGCGTGCTGGTGTTCCTGCTGGCACAGCGGATCCTGCTGTCCGACGACCCCCTCGCCGCACTCCGAGCGAAAGGACGCCGATGA
- a CDS encoding ABC transporter ATP-binding protein: MSGLRGVIRLEGLTRSYGRTTAVDGVDLEVRAGELVTLVGPSGSGKSTILRLIAGLDRPDGGRVLVDGVDVAGVPPHRRAVAMVFQDYALFPHLTVHGNLTFGPRVRRVPRAEADRRARAAAERLGIGDLLDRYPDQMSGGQRQRVALARALLRDPSVYLLDEPLASLDAPLRFATRADLLALHRELRTTTVHVTHDQHEAMTLGDRVVVLADGRVRQVGPPQQVYDEPADTFVAGFLGSPPMNLVSGGGVLGGDPGLTLGVRPEDLTLDGDGPVAATVEAVEALGSEAILLTRCPDGTRLTVRTGPRPGVAPGDDVRLRADRLHRFDAATGRRR, encoded by the coding sequence GTGAGCGGGCTACGTGGCGTCATCCGGCTGGAGGGGCTGACCCGCTCGTACGGGCGGACCACCGCCGTCGACGGCGTCGACCTGGAGGTGCGGGCCGGGGAACTGGTCACCCTCGTCGGGCCGTCCGGGTCGGGTAAGTCGACGATCCTGCGGCTGATCGCCGGCCTGGACCGGCCGGACGGCGGCCGGGTCCTGGTCGACGGCGTGGACGTGGCCGGGGTGCCGCCGCACCGGCGGGCGGTGGCGATGGTCTTCCAGGACTACGCGCTCTTCCCGCACCTCACCGTCCACGGCAACCTGACGTTCGGGCCGCGCGTCCGCCGGGTACCGCGCGCCGAGGCCGACCGGCGGGCCCGCGCCGCCGCCGAGCGGCTCGGCATCGGCGACCTGCTGGACCGCTACCCCGACCAGATGTCCGGCGGGCAGCGACAGCGGGTCGCGCTGGCCCGGGCGCTGCTGCGCGACCCCAGCGTCTACCTGCTCGACGAGCCCCTCGCGAGCCTGGACGCGCCGCTGCGCTTCGCCACCCGCGCCGACCTGCTCGCCCTGCACCGGGAACTGCGCACGACCACCGTCCACGTCACGCACGACCAGCACGAGGCGATGACCCTCGGCGACCGGGTGGTCGTCCTCGCCGACGGGCGCGTCCGGCAGGTGGGCCCACCCCAGCAGGTGTACGACGAGCCGGCCGACACGTTCGTCGCCGGGTTCCTCGGCAGCCCACCGATGAACCTGGTGAGCGGCGGCGGTGTGCTCGGCGGCGACCCGGGCCTGACGCTCGGCGTACGCCCGGAGGACCTCACGCTCGACGGCGACGGACCGGTGGCCGCGACCGTCGAGGCGGTCGAGGCGCTGGGCAGCGAGGCGATCCTGCTGACCCGCTGCCCGGACGGCACCCGGCTCACCGTCCGCACCGGCCCCCGCCCGGGCGTTGCCCCCGGCGACGACGTGCGGCTGCGCGCCGACCGGCTGCACCGGTTCGACGCGGCCACCGGGCGGCGCCGGTGA
- a CDS encoding CdaR family transcriptional regulator, whose amino-acid sequence MQGELQRIVDAVAAHAGRPALIEDRRQRVVVYSEQTGLMDEVRRASILRRQTTPEVIAWLREFGIADARTPVRTPAHPGLDLLPRLCVPVRHDDLLLGFVWFIDPDGTMADVDLAATGLLKELSLALYRENLLGELAAQSETEAARTLLADSPETRDQAVRTLLEAGMIAADGPTAALVARLVAPRERQPDERARIALEQSLVAARRRAGIREALHLVRHDHGVLLLPAEPAAGRPTPEAAARHLDDDLRQVTRALGSVERTVVGVGRTRPRLVDAVESYAEALHAARVGARLPALGRVVPWSGLGVYRVLARIDEHHLDVADVHPGLARLLDAPGNQALLATLERYLDLAGNAHATAAQLRLHRTTLYYRLQRIEELAGTDLKDGGERLCLHLALKLARLTGHDRPAE is encoded by the coding sequence GTGCAGGGCGAGCTGCAACGGATCGTCGACGCCGTCGCCGCCCACGCCGGCCGCCCGGCGCTGATCGAGGACCGGCGGCAGCGGGTCGTGGTCTACAGCGAGCAGACCGGGCTGATGGACGAGGTCCGGCGGGCGTCCATCCTCCGCCGGCAGACCACGCCGGAGGTGATCGCCTGGCTCCGCGAGTTCGGCATCGCCGACGCCCGGACGCCGGTGCGTACCCCGGCCCACCCCGGGCTGGACCTGCTGCCCCGCCTCTGCGTGCCGGTGCGCCACGACGACCTGCTCCTCGGCTTCGTCTGGTTCATCGACCCCGACGGCACCATGGCCGACGTCGACCTGGCGGCGACGGGGCTGCTCAAGGAGCTGTCCCTCGCGCTGTACCGGGAGAACCTGCTCGGCGAGCTGGCCGCGCAGAGCGAGACCGAGGCGGCGCGGACGCTGCTCGCCGACAGCCCGGAGACCCGTGACCAGGCGGTCCGGACGCTGCTGGAAGCGGGCATGATCGCCGCGGACGGCCCGACCGCCGCGCTCGTCGCCCGGCTCGTCGCGCCCCGGGAGCGGCAGCCGGACGAGCGGGCCCGGATCGCGCTGGAGCAGTCGCTGGTGGCCGCCCGGCGGCGGGCCGGCATCCGCGAGGCGCTGCACCTGGTCCGCCACGACCACGGGGTGTTGCTGCTGCCCGCCGAGCCGGCCGCCGGACGGCCCACGCCGGAGGCCGCGGCCCGGCACCTCGACGACGACCTGCGGCAGGTCACCCGCGCCCTCGGCTCGGTCGAACGGACCGTGGTCGGCGTCGGCCGGACCCGGCCGCGCCTCGTCGACGCGGTCGAGTCGTACGCCGAGGCGCTGCACGCCGCGCGGGTCGGCGCGCGGCTGCCGGCGCTCGGCCGCGTGGTCCCCTGGTCGGGCCTGGGCGTCTACCGGGTGCTGGCCCGGATCGACGAGCACCACCTCGACGTGGCGGACGTCCATCCCGGACTGGCCCGGCTGCTGGACGCTCCGGGCAACCAGGCGCTGCTCGCGACGCTGGAGCGGTACCTGGACCTGGCCGGCAACGCCCACGCCACGGCGGCGCAGCTCCGGCTGCACCGCACGACGCTGTACTACCGGCTGCAACGCATCGAGGAGCTCGCCGGCACCGACCTCAAGGACGGGGGCGAGCGGCTCTGCCTGCACCTGGCGCTGAAGCTGGCGCGGCTGACCGGTCACGACCGGCCGGCGGAGTGA
- a CDS encoding sugar ABC transporter substrate-binding protein, which translates to MTPNWRRACAALASVLLIGSGCTSGAAEDRAGITVVLFGDAEEVAGYRTLVAGFTAANPDVDVTLSPVATQDELMARLTTSFAGGRPPDVFLLNYRRYGQFAAQGAIEPVQSYLDASSAIKESDFSPRALDAFRFDGRALTCLPQNLSSLVVYWNADLFRAAGVPAPAAGWTWDDLLAAAKALTRDGRYGVGVEPSIARLAPFVWSNRGELVDDPTRPTALTLRGDPATRKAVDWFLDLQLRHRVVPPDAEEQSESSEARFLRGTLGMYLSSRVAVPTLRTIDGFTWDAAPLPVAPGGVPASILHSDAYCMSAGLPDHRPAWRFIEYAMGAAGQRTLAESGRTVPSRLDVAGSPAFLDPAKPPRSSRVYLDAEPHLRATPRTATWARVEKEADVLLEEVFYGRVDREEGLRRLETTVRPLFTLPVSK; encoded by the coding sequence ATGACCCCCAACTGGCGACGCGCGTGCGCGGCCCTGGCCTCCGTACTGCTGATCGGCAGCGGGTGCACCTCCGGCGCCGCCGAGGACCGGGCCGGCATCACCGTGGTGCTGTTCGGCGACGCCGAGGAGGTCGCCGGTTACCGCACCCTGGTCGCCGGCTTCACCGCGGCCAACCCGGACGTCGACGTGACCCTCTCCCCCGTGGCCACCCAGGACGAGCTGATGGCGCGGCTCACCACGTCGTTCGCGGGCGGCCGGCCGCCGGACGTCTTCCTGCTGAACTACCGCCGGTACGGGCAGTTCGCCGCGCAGGGCGCGATCGAGCCGGTGCAGTCCTACCTGGACGCCAGCAGCGCGATCAAGGAGAGCGACTTCAGCCCGCGGGCCCTGGACGCGTTCCGGTTCGACGGCAGGGCGCTCACCTGCCTGCCGCAGAACCTGTCCTCGCTGGTCGTCTACTGGAACGCCGACCTGTTCCGGGCCGCCGGCGTCCCGGCGCCGGCCGCCGGCTGGACGTGGGACGACCTCCTCGCCGCCGCGAAGGCGCTCACCCGCGACGGCCGGTACGGGGTGGGCGTCGAGCCGTCGATCGCCCGGCTCGCACCCTTCGTCTGGTCCAACCGGGGTGAACTGGTCGACGACCCGACCCGGCCGACCGCGCTGACCCTGCGCGGCGACCCGGCCACCCGGAAGGCCGTGGACTGGTTCCTCGACCTGCAACTGCGACACCGGGTCGTGCCGCCGGACGCCGAGGAGCAGAGCGAGTCCAGCGAGGCGCGCTTCCTGCGCGGCACCCTCGGCATGTACCTGAGCAGCCGGGTCGCCGTGCCGACCCTGCGCACCATCGACGGCTTCACCTGGGACGCGGCGCCGCTGCCGGTCGCCCCCGGCGGCGTACCGGCGTCCATCCTGCACAGCGACGCGTACTGCATGAGCGCCGGCCTGCCGGACCACCGCCCGGCGTGGCGGTTCATCGAGTACGCGATGGGCGCCGCCGGGCAGCGCACGCTCGCCGAGTCCGGCCGGACCGTCCCGTCCCGACTCGACGTCGCCGGCTCCCCCGCGTTCCTCGACCCGGCGAAGCCGCCGCGGTCGTCGCGGGTCTACCTCGACGCCGAGCCGCACCTGCGGGCCACCCCGCGCACCGCCACCTGGGCCCGCGTCGAGAAGGAGGCGGACGTGCTGCTGGAGGAGGTGTTCTACGGCCGGGTCGACCGGGAGGAGGGGCTGCGCCGGCTGGAGACGACCGTCCGCCCGTTGTTCACCCTGCCGGTGAGCAAGTGA